A single region of the Marmota flaviventris isolate mMarFla1 chromosome 10, mMarFla1.hap1, whole genome shotgun sequence genome encodes:
- the Rnf223 gene encoding RING finger protein 223: protein MSTGQQVWHTVVAPHSRSSPTVSTPRSPGTPGSEKVASPLECSICFSGYDNIFKTPKELSCTHVFCLECLARLAAAQPTGSGSEAVPCPFCRKPTAVPAAGAPALRTSCQLQAKMPAHLQREEPVWLEGTKLCCRPLPATPGREAPSFVCVDVGLSKPAEPTPPVPVPDPAPRRSRLARCWAGCRDWRRLALVSVLLLVLFCMVLWPVQCALKTGNLRCLPRPPTASSTAATAFSLEPLASN from the coding sequence ATGTCAACAGGCCAGCAGGTATGGCACACGGTGGTAGCACCCCACAGCCGGAGCAGCCCCACAGTCTCGACACCCAGGTCACCCGGCACCCCTGGTTCAGAGAAGGTGGCCTCCCCGCTGGAGTGCTCCATCTGCTTCTCAGGTTATGACAACATCTTCAAGACACCAAAGGAACTGTCCTGCACCCATGTCTTCTGCCTGGAGTGCCTGGCCCGGCTAGCGGCCGCCCAGCCCACGGGCTCCGGCAGTGAGGCTGTGCCTTGCCCCTTCTGCCGGAAGCCCACAGCTGTGCCAGCTGCTGGGGCCCCTGCCCTGCGTACCAGCTGCCAGCTGCAGGCCAAGATGCCCGCACACCTGCAACGAGAggagccagtgtggctggagggcACCAAGCTGTGCTGCCGCCCACTGCCTGCCACACCTGGCCGTGAGGCACCCAGctttgtgtgtgtggatgtgggcCTGAGCAAGCCTGCTGAACCTACCCCACCTGTGCCTGTCCCAGACCCGGCCCCACGCCGGAGCCGCCTGGCCCGCTGCTGGGCAGGCTGCAGGGACTGGCGGCGCTTGGCATTGGTCTCTGTCCTGCTGCTGGTGCTGTTCTGCATGGTGCTCTGGCCCGTGCAGTGCGCGCTCAAGACTGGGAACCTGCGCTGCCTCCCCCGGCCACCTACCGCCTCCAGCACTGCTGCCACTGCCTTCTCCCTTGAGCCCCTGGCTAGCAACTAG
- the C10H1orf159 gene encoding uncharacterized protein C1orf159 homolog isoform X1, with the protein MALQRFTLLAGLLVGVASKSTESESLLLSPLQAQQPECCVDVMDANTTCPSTGLCGPGCYRRWNADGSTSCIRCRNGTVLTYNSSECRSLAAWGAQFPMNRSTGLPGRPHFDCPQSLALSHPVLTLSRYRWARSSCQHPRGRVWQKHLLQVGALTLHSLRGSLGSELLEHGIHEGFFPFYLPPPSPQEAWASVQVCWPLAPCEGSGGSHVAASLFLGTFFVSAALILCVAGFFYLKRSSKLPRVFYRRDKAPGLQPGEVAAMIPPPQSSVRKPRYVRRERPLDRAMDPSAFSTAEARVSNV; encoded by the exons ATGGCACTGCAACGCTTCACGCTCCTGGCTGGCCTTCTGGTGGGAGTTGCCAGCAAGTCCACAGAAAGCGAG AGCCTGCTATTGTCACCCctccaggcccagcagcctgAGTGCTGTGTGGACGTGATGGACGCCAACACCACCTGCCCAAGCACAGGCCTGTGTGGCCCAG GCTGCTATAGGCGCTGGAACGCGGACGGGAGCACCAGCTGCATCCGGTGCAGGAACGGGACGGTGCTGACCTATAACAGCTCTGAGTGCAGAAGCC TTGCTGCCTGGGGTGCGCAGTTCCCCATGAACAGAAGCACAGGGCTGCCTGGACGGCCACATTTTG ATTGTCCACAGTCCTTGGCCCTGAGCCATCCTGTCCTGACACTGAGCAGGTACAGATGGGCAAGGAGCAGCTGCCAGCACCCGAGAGGTAGAGTGTGGCAGAAGCACCTGCTGCAGGTTGGAGCTCTGACCCTGCACAGTCTCAGGGGGAGCCTAGGGTCTGAACTTCTGGAGCATGGAATTCATGAAGGCTTCTTCCCCTTTtaccttccccctccctctccccaggaaGCCTGGGCCTCTGTCCAGGTGTGCTGGCCCCTTGCTCCCTGTGAGGGCTCAG GGGGTTCCCACGTAGCAGCTTCCCTCTTCCTGGGGACGTTCTTCGTCAGCGCAGCTCTCATCCTCTGTGTGGCTGGGTTCTTCTACCTCAAGCGCTCCAGTAAGCTCCCCAGGGTCTTCTACAGGAGAGACAAAG CCCCAGGCCTGCAGCCTGGCGAAGTC GCTGCAATGATCCCCCCACCACAGTCCTCAG TGCGAAAACCAAGATATGTCAGGCGCGAGCGGCCTCTGGACCGGGCCATGGACCCTTCTGCCTTCTCCACAGCAGAGGCCCGAGTCAGCAACGTCTGA
- the C10H1orf159 gene encoding uncharacterized protein C1orf159 homolog isoform X4, giving the protein MAMNQDLSRRSLLLSPLQAQQPECCVDVMDANTTCPSTGLCGPGCYRRWNADGSTSCIRCRNGTVLTYNSSECRSLAAWGAQFPMNRSTGLPGRPHFDCPQSLALSHPVLTLSRYRWARSSCQHPRGRVWQKHLLQVGALTLHSLRGSLGSELLEHGIHEGFFPFYLPPPSPQEAWASVQVCWPLAPCEGSGGSHVAASLFLGTFFVSAALILCVAGFFYLKRSSKLPRVFYRRDKAPGLQPGEVAAMIPPPQSSVRKPRYVRRERPLDRAMDPSAFSTAEARVSNV; this is encoded by the exons ATGGCCATGAACCAGGATCTGTCCAGGCGG AGCCTGCTATTGTCACCCctccaggcccagcagcctgAGTGCTGTGTGGACGTGATGGACGCCAACACCACCTGCCCAAGCACAGGCCTGTGTGGCCCAG GCTGCTATAGGCGCTGGAACGCGGACGGGAGCACCAGCTGCATCCGGTGCAGGAACGGGACGGTGCTGACCTATAACAGCTCTGAGTGCAGAAGCC TTGCTGCCTGGGGTGCGCAGTTCCCCATGAACAGAAGCACAGGGCTGCCTGGACGGCCACATTTTG ATTGTCCACAGTCCTTGGCCCTGAGCCATCCTGTCCTGACACTGAGCAGGTACAGATGGGCAAGGAGCAGCTGCCAGCACCCGAGAGGTAGAGTGTGGCAGAAGCACCTGCTGCAGGTTGGAGCTCTGACCCTGCACAGTCTCAGGGGGAGCCTAGGGTCTGAACTTCTGGAGCATGGAATTCATGAAGGCTTCTTCCCCTTTtaccttccccctccctctccccaggaaGCCTGGGCCTCTGTCCAGGTGTGCTGGCCCCTTGCTCCCTGTGAGGGCTCAG GGGGTTCCCACGTAGCAGCTTCCCTCTTCCTGGGGACGTTCTTCGTCAGCGCAGCTCTCATCCTCTGTGTGGCTGGGTTCTTCTACCTCAAGCGCTCCAGTAAGCTCCCCAGGGTCTTCTACAGGAGAGACAAAG CCCCAGGCCTGCAGCCTGGCGAAGTC GCTGCAATGATCCCCCCACCACAGTCCTCAG TGCGAAAACCAAGATATGTCAGGCGCGAGCGGCCTCTGGACCGGGCCATGGACCCTTCTGCCTTCTCCACAGCAGAGGCCCGAGTCAGCAACGTCTGA
- the C10H1orf159 gene encoding uncharacterized protein C1orf159 homolog isoform X9, translated as MALQRFTLLAGLLVGVASKSTESESLLLSPLQAQQPECCVDVMDANTTCPSTGLCGPGCYRRWNADGSTSCIRCRNGTVLTYNSSECRSLAAWGAQFPMNRSTGLPGRPHFGGSHVAASLFLGTFFVSAALILCVAGFFYLKRSSKLPRVFYRRDKAPGLQPGEVAAMIPPPQSSVRKPRYVRRERPLDRAMDPSAFSTAEARVSNV; from the exons ATGGCACTGCAACGCTTCACGCTCCTGGCTGGCCTTCTGGTGGGAGTTGCCAGCAAGTCCACAGAAAGCGAG AGCCTGCTATTGTCACCCctccaggcccagcagcctgAGTGCTGTGTGGACGTGATGGACGCCAACACCACCTGCCCAAGCACAGGCCTGTGTGGCCCAG GCTGCTATAGGCGCTGGAACGCGGACGGGAGCACCAGCTGCATCCGGTGCAGGAACGGGACGGTGCTGACCTATAACAGCTCTGAGTGCAGAAGCC TTGCTGCCTGGGGTGCGCAGTTCCCCATGAACAGAAGCACAGGGCTGCCTGGACGGCCACATTTTG GGGGTTCCCACGTAGCAGCTTCCCTCTTCCTGGGGACGTTCTTCGTCAGCGCAGCTCTCATCCTCTGTGTGGCTGGGTTCTTCTACCTCAAGCGCTCCAGTAAGCTCCCCAGGGTCTTCTACAGGAGAGACAAAG CCCCAGGCCTGCAGCCTGGCGAAGTC GCTGCAATGATCCCCCCACCACAGTCCTCAG TGCGAAAACCAAGATATGTCAGGCGCGAGCGGCCTCTGGACCGGGCCATGGACCCTTCTGCCTTCTCCACAGCAGAGGCCCGAGTCAGCAACGTCTGA
- the C10H1orf159 gene encoding uncharacterized protein C1orf159 homolog isoform X8, whose protein sequence is MALQRFTLLAGLLVGVASKSTESESLLLSPLQAQQPECCVDVMDANTTCPSTGLCGPGCYRRWNADGSTSCIRCRNGTVLTYNSSECRSLAAWGAQFPMNRSTGLPGRPHFDCPQSLALSHPVLTLSRYRWARSSCQHPRGGSHVAASLFLGTFFVSAALILCVAGFFYLKRSSKLPRVFYRRDKAPGLQPGEVAAMIPPPQSSVRKPRYVRRERPLDRAMDPSAFSTAEARVSNV, encoded by the exons ATGGCACTGCAACGCTTCACGCTCCTGGCTGGCCTTCTGGTGGGAGTTGCCAGCAAGTCCACAGAAAGCGAG AGCCTGCTATTGTCACCCctccaggcccagcagcctgAGTGCTGTGTGGACGTGATGGACGCCAACACCACCTGCCCAAGCACAGGCCTGTGTGGCCCAG GCTGCTATAGGCGCTGGAACGCGGACGGGAGCACCAGCTGCATCCGGTGCAGGAACGGGACGGTGCTGACCTATAACAGCTCTGAGTGCAGAAGCC TTGCTGCCTGGGGTGCGCAGTTCCCCATGAACAGAAGCACAGGGCTGCCTGGACGGCCACATTTTG ATTGTCCACAGTCCTTGGCCCTGAGCCATCCTGTCCTGACACTGAGCAGGTACAGATGGGCAAGGAGCAGCTGCCAGCACCCGAGAG GGGGTTCCCACGTAGCAGCTTCCCTCTTCCTGGGGACGTTCTTCGTCAGCGCAGCTCTCATCCTCTGTGTGGCTGGGTTCTTCTACCTCAAGCGCTCCAGTAAGCTCCCCAGGGTCTTCTACAGGAGAGACAAAG CCCCAGGCCTGCAGCCTGGCGAAGTC GCTGCAATGATCCCCCCACCACAGTCCTCAG TGCGAAAACCAAGATATGTCAGGCGCGAGCGGCCTCTGGACCGGGCCATGGACCCTTCTGCCTTCTCCACAGCAGAGGCCCGAGTCAGCAACGTCTGA
- the C10H1orf159 gene encoding uncharacterized protein C1orf159 homolog isoform X10: MALQRFTLLAGLLVGVASKSTESEAQQPECCVDVMDANTTCPSTGLCGPGCYRRWNADGSTSCIRCRNGTVLTYNSSECRSLAAWGAQFPMNRSTGLPGRPHFGGSHVAASLFLGTFFVSAALILCVAGFFYLKRSSKLPRVFYRRDKAPGLQPGEVAAMIPPPQSSVRKPRYVRRERPLDRAMDPSAFSTAEARVSNV; this comes from the exons ATGGCACTGCAACGCTTCACGCTCCTGGCTGGCCTTCTGGTGGGAGTTGCCAGCAAGTCCACAGAAAGCGAG gcccagcagcctgAGTGCTGTGTGGACGTGATGGACGCCAACACCACCTGCCCAAGCACAGGCCTGTGTGGCCCAG GCTGCTATAGGCGCTGGAACGCGGACGGGAGCACCAGCTGCATCCGGTGCAGGAACGGGACGGTGCTGACCTATAACAGCTCTGAGTGCAGAAGCC TTGCTGCCTGGGGTGCGCAGTTCCCCATGAACAGAAGCACAGGGCTGCCTGGACGGCCACATTTTG GGGGTTCCCACGTAGCAGCTTCCCTCTTCCTGGGGACGTTCTTCGTCAGCGCAGCTCTCATCCTCTGTGTGGCTGGGTTCTTCTACCTCAAGCGCTCCAGTAAGCTCCCCAGGGTCTTCTACAGGAGAGACAAAG CCCCAGGCCTGCAGCCTGGCGAAGTC GCTGCAATGATCCCCCCACCACAGTCCTCAG TGCGAAAACCAAGATATGTCAGGCGCGAGCGGCCTCTGGACCGGGCCATGGACCCTTCTGCCTTCTCCACAGCAGAGGCCCGAGTCAGCAACGTCTGA
- the C10H1orf159 gene encoding uncharacterized protein C1orf159 homolog isoform X3 — MALQRFTLLAGLLVGVASKSTESEAQQPECCVDVMDANTTCPSTGLCGPGCYRRWNADGSTSCIRCRNGTVLTYNSSECRSLAAWGAQFPMNRSTGLPGRPHFDCPQSLALSHPVLTLSRYRWARSSCQHPRGRVWQKHLLQVGALTLHSLRGSLGSELLEHGIHEGFFPFYLPPPSPQEAWASVQVCWPLAPCEGSGGSHVAASLFLGTFFVSAALILCVAGFFYLKRSSKLPRVFYRRDKAPGLQPGEVAAMIPPPQSSVRKPRYVRRERPLDRAMDPSAFSTAEARVSNV, encoded by the exons ATGGCACTGCAACGCTTCACGCTCCTGGCTGGCCTTCTGGTGGGAGTTGCCAGCAAGTCCACAGAAAGCGAG gcccagcagcctgAGTGCTGTGTGGACGTGATGGACGCCAACACCACCTGCCCAAGCACAGGCCTGTGTGGCCCAG GCTGCTATAGGCGCTGGAACGCGGACGGGAGCACCAGCTGCATCCGGTGCAGGAACGGGACGGTGCTGACCTATAACAGCTCTGAGTGCAGAAGCC TTGCTGCCTGGGGTGCGCAGTTCCCCATGAACAGAAGCACAGGGCTGCCTGGACGGCCACATTTTG ATTGTCCACAGTCCTTGGCCCTGAGCCATCCTGTCCTGACACTGAGCAGGTACAGATGGGCAAGGAGCAGCTGCCAGCACCCGAGAGGTAGAGTGTGGCAGAAGCACCTGCTGCAGGTTGGAGCTCTGACCCTGCACAGTCTCAGGGGGAGCCTAGGGTCTGAACTTCTGGAGCATGGAATTCATGAAGGCTTCTTCCCCTTTtaccttccccctccctctccccaggaaGCCTGGGCCTCTGTCCAGGTGTGCTGGCCCCTTGCTCCCTGTGAGGGCTCAG GGGGTTCCCACGTAGCAGCTTCCCTCTTCCTGGGGACGTTCTTCGTCAGCGCAGCTCTCATCCTCTGTGTGGCTGGGTTCTTCTACCTCAAGCGCTCCAGTAAGCTCCCCAGGGTCTTCTACAGGAGAGACAAAG CCCCAGGCCTGCAGCCTGGCGAAGTC GCTGCAATGATCCCCCCACCACAGTCCTCAG TGCGAAAACCAAGATATGTCAGGCGCGAGCGGCCTCTGGACCGGGCCATGGACCCTTCTGCCTTCTCCACAGCAGAGGCCCGAGTCAGCAACGTCTGA
- the C10H1orf159 gene encoding uncharacterized protein C1orf159 homolog isoform X6, which translates to MALQRFTLLAGLLVGVASKSTESESLLLSPLQAQQPECCVDVMDANTTCPSTGLCGPGCYRRWNADGSTSCIRCRNGTVLTYNSSECRSLAAWGAQFPMNRSTGLPGRPHFDCPQSLALSHPVLTLSRYRWARSSCQHPRGRVWQKHLLQEAWASVQVCWPLAPCEGSGGSHVAASLFLGTFFVSAALILCVAGFFYLKRSSKLPRVFYRRDKAPGLQPGEVAAMIPPPQSSVRKPRYVRRERPLDRAMDPSAFSTAEARVSNV; encoded by the exons ATGGCACTGCAACGCTTCACGCTCCTGGCTGGCCTTCTGGTGGGAGTTGCCAGCAAGTCCACAGAAAGCGAG AGCCTGCTATTGTCACCCctccaggcccagcagcctgAGTGCTGTGTGGACGTGATGGACGCCAACACCACCTGCCCAAGCACAGGCCTGTGTGGCCCAG GCTGCTATAGGCGCTGGAACGCGGACGGGAGCACCAGCTGCATCCGGTGCAGGAACGGGACGGTGCTGACCTATAACAGCTCTGAGTGCAGAAGCC TTGCTGCCTGGGGTGCGCAGTTCCCCATGAACAGAAGCACAGGGCTGCCTGGACGGCCACATTTTG ATTGTCCACAGTCCTTGGCCCTGAGCCATCCTGTCCTGACACTGAGCAGGTACAGATGGGCAAGGAGCAGCTGCCAGCACCCGAGAGGTAGAGTGTGGCAGAAGCACCTGCTGCAG gaaGCCTGGGCCTCTGTCCAGGTGTGCTGGCCCCTTGCTCCCTGTGAGGGCTCAG GGGGTTCCCACGTAGCAGCTTCCCTCTTCCTGGGGACGTTCTTCGTCAGCGCAGCTCTCATCCTCTGTGTGGCTGGGTTCTTCTACCTCAAGCGCTCCAGTAAGCTCCCCAGGGTCTTCTACAGGAGAGACAAAG CCCCAGGCCTGCAGCCTGGCGAAGTC GCTGCAATGATCCCCCCACCACAGTCCTCAG TGCGAAAACCAAGATATGTCAGGCGCGAGCGGCCTCTGGACCGGGCCATGGACCCTTCTGCCTTCTCCACAGCAGAGGCCCGAGTCAGCAACGTCTGA
- the C10H1orf159 gene encoding uncharacterized protein C1orf159 homolog isoform X7, translating into MDANTTCPSTGLCGPGCYRRWNADGSTSCIRCRNGTVLTYNSSECRSLAAWGAQFPMNRSTGLPGRPHFDCPQSLALSHPVLTLSRYRWARSSCQHPRGRVWQKHLLQVGALTLHSLRGSLGSELLEHGIHEGFFPFYLPPPSPQEAWASVQVCWPLAPCEGSGGSHVAASLFLGTFFVSAALILCVAGFFYLKRSSKLPRVFYRRDKAPGLQPGEVAAMIPPPQSSVRKPRYVRRERPLDRAMDPSAFSTAEARVSNV; encoded by the exons ATGGACGCCAACACCACCTGCCCAAGCACAGGCCTGTGTGGCCCAG GCTGCTATAGGCGCTGGAACGCGGACGGGAGCACCAGCTGCATCCGGTGCAGGAACGGGACGGTGCTGACCTATAACAGCTCTGAGTGCAGAAGCC TTGCTGCCTGGGGTGCGCAGTTCCCCATGAACAGAAGCACAGGGCTGCCTGGACGGCCACATTTTG ATTGTCCACAGTCCTTGGCCCTGAGCCATCCTGTCCTGACACTGAGCAGGTACAGATGGGCAAGGAGCAGCTGCCAGCACCCGAGAGGTAGAGTGTGGCAGAAGCACCTGCTGCAGGTTGGAGCTCTGACCCTGCACAGTCTCAGGGGGAGCCTAGGGTCTGAACTTCTGGAGCATGGAATTCATGAAGGCTTCTTCCCCTTTtaccttccccctccctctccccaggaaGCCTGGGCCTCTGTCCAGGTGTGCTGGCCCCTTGCTCCCTGTGAGGGCTCAG GGGGTTCCCACGTAGCAGCTTCCCTCTTCCTGGGGACGTTCTTCGTCAGCGCAGCTCTCATCCTCTGTGTGGCTGGGTTCTTCTACCTCAAGCGCTCCAGTAAGCTCCCCAGGGTCTTCTACAGGAGAGACAAAG CCCCAGGCCTGCAGCCTGGCGAAGTC GCTGCAATGATCCCCCCACCACAGTCCTCAG TGCGAAAACCAAGATATGTCAGGCGCGAGCGGCCTCTGGACCGGGCCATGGACCCTTCTGCCTTCTCCACAGCAGAGGCCCGAGTCAGCAACGTCTGA
- the C10H1orf159 gene encoding uncharacterized protein C1orf159 homolog isoform X5: protein MAMNQDLSRRAQQPECCVDVMDANTTCPSTGLCGPGCYRRWNADGSTSCIRCRNGTVLTYNSSECRSLAAWGAQFPMNRSTGLPGRPHFDCPQSLALSHPVLTLSRYRWARSSCQHPRGRVWQKHLLQVGALTLHSLRGSLGSELLEHGIHEGFFPFYLPPPSPQEAWASVQVCWPLAPCEGSGGSHVAASLFLGTFFVSAALILCVAGFFYLKRSSKLPRVFYRRDKAPGLQPGEVAAMIPPPQSSVRKPRYVRRERPLDRAMDPSAFSTAEARVSNV, encoded by the exons ATGGCCATGAACCAGGATCTGTCCAGGCGG gcccagcagcctgAGTGCTGTGTGGACGTGATGGACGCCAACACCACCTGCCCAAGCACAGGCCTGTGTGGCCCAG GCTGCTATAGGCGCTGGAACGCGGACGGGAGCACCAGCTGCATCCGGTGCAGGAACGGGACGGTGCTGACCTATAACAGCTCTGAGTGCAGAAGCC TTGCTGCCTGGGGTGCGCAGTTCCCCATGAACAGAAGCACAGGGCTGCCTGGACGGCCACATTTTG ATTGTCCACAGTCCTTGGCCCTGAGCCATCCTGTCCTGACACTGAGCAGGTACAGATGGGCAAGGAGCAGCTGCCAGCACCCGAGAGGTAGAGTGTGGCAGAAGCACCTGCTGCAGGTTGGAGCTCTGACCCTGCACAGTCTCAGGGGGAGCCTAGGGTCTGAACTTCTGGAGCATGGAATTCATGAAGGCTTCTTCCCCTTTtaccttccccctccctctccccaggaaGCCTGGGCCTCTGTCCAGGTGTGCTGGCCCCTTGCTCCCTGTGAGGGCTCAG GGGGTTCCCACGTAGCAGCTTCCCTCTTCCTGGGGACGTTCTTCGTCAGCGCAGCTCTCATCCTCTGTGTGGCTGGGTTCTTCTACCTCAAGCGCTCCAGTAAGCTCCCCAGGGTCTTCTACAGGAGAGACAAAG CCCCAGGCCTGCAGCCTGGCGAAGTC GCTGCAATGATCCCCCCACCACAGTCCTCAG TGCGAAAACCAAGATATGTCAGGCGCGAGCGGCCTCTGGACCGGGCCATGGACCCTTCTGCCTTCTCCACAGCAGAGGCCCGAGTCAGCAACGTCTGA
- the C10H1orf159 gene encoding uncharacterized protein C1orf159 homolog isoform X2, whose product MALQRFTLLAGLLVGVASKSTESESLLLSPLQAQQPECCVDVMDANTTCPSTGLCGPGCYRRWNADGSTSCIRCRNGTVLTYNSSECRSLAAWGAQFPMNRSTGLPGRPHFDCPQSLALSHPVLTLSRYRWARSSCQHPRGRVWQKHLLQVGALTLHSLRGSLGSELLEHGIHEGFFPFYLPPPSPQEAWASVQVCWPLAPCEGSGGSHVAASLFLGTFFVSAALILCVAGFFYLKRSSKLPRVFYRRDKGAGHECGKAETQLRALLGRRVEVVPDPTWILGRASACLWTSLDAGSCLAPG is encoded by the exons ATGGCACTGCAACGCTTCACGCTCCTGGCTGGCCTTCTGGTGGGAGTTGCCAGCAAGTCCACAGAAAGCGAG AGCCTGCTATTGTCACCCctccaggcccagcagcctgAGTGCTGTGTGGACGTGATGGACGCCAACACCACCTGCCCAAGCACAGGCCTGTGTGGCCCAG GCTGCTATAGGCGCTGGAACGCGGACGGGAGCACCAGCTGCATCCGGTGCAGGAACGGGACGGTGCTGACCTATAACAGCTCTGAGTGCAGAAGCC TTGCTGCCTGGGGTGCGCAGTTCCCCATGAACAGAAGCACAGGGCTGCCTGGACGGCCACATTTTG ATTGTCCACAGTCCTTGGCCCTGAGCCATCCTGTCCTGACACTGAGCAGGTACAGATGGGCAAGGAGCAGCTGCCAGCACCCGAGAGGTAGAGTGTGGCAGAAGCACCTGCTGCAGGTTGGAGCTCTGACCCTGCACAGTCTCAGGGGGAGCCTAGGGTCTGAACTTCTGGAGCATGGAATTCATGAAGGCTTCTTCCCCTTTtaccttccccctccctctccccaggaaGCCTGGGCCTCTGTCCAGGTGTGCTGGCCCCTTGCTCCCTGTGAGGGCTCAG GGGGTTCCCACGTAGCAGCTTCCCTCTTCCTGGGGACGTTCTTCGTCAGCGCAGCTCTCATCCTCTGTGTGGCTGGGTTCTTCTACCTCAAGCGCTCCAGTAAGCTCCCCAGGGTCTTCTACAGGAGAGACAAAG GTGCAGGCCATGAATGTGGCAAAGCTGAGACTCAGCTGAGGGCACTGCTGGGCAGAAGAGTGGAAGTGGTACCAGACCCAACCTGGATCCTGGGAAGAGCCTCTGCCTGCCTGTGGACCTCACTGGATGCAGGCAGCTGCTTGGCTCCAGGGTGA
- the C10H1orf159 gene encoding uncharacterized protein C1orf159 homolog isoform X11, translating to MALQRFTLLAGLLVGVASKSTESESLLLSPLQAQQPECCVDVMDANTTCPSTGLCGPGCYRRWNADGSTSCIRCRNGTVLTYNSSECRSRMSPRLLPPYSSQVLDFSQGSTSPILGKLEWPPLSPQNHYPSANSPQEPFLPESCVHEEQLWGEDSLVSGLRFRQGWGLAGVLCLALASPLFCSPQLLPGVRSSP from the exons ATGGCACTGCAACGCTTCACGCTCCTGGCTGGCCTTCTGGTGGGAGTTGCCAGCAAGTCCACAGAAAGCGAG AGCCTGCTATTGTCACCCctccaggcccagcagcctgAGTGCTGTGTGGACGTGATGGACGCCAACACCACCTGCCCAAGCACAGGCCTGTGTGGCCCAG GCTGCTATAGGCGCTGGAACGCGGACGGGAGCACCAGCTGCATCCGGTGCAGGAACGGGACGGTGCTGACCTATAACAGCTCTGAGTGCAGAAGCCGTATGTCTCCCAGATTGCTGCCCCCATACTCCTCCCAGGTCCTGGACTTCTCACAGGGGTCCACATCTCCAATTTTGGGGAAACTGGAGTGGCCACCCTTGTCCCCACAGAACCACTATCCATCAGCAAATAGCCCCCAGGAGCCCTTTCTTCCTGAGTCCTGTGTCCATGAGGAGCAGCTGTGGGGCGAGGACTCTCTAGTGTCTGGTCTGAGGTTCAGGCAGGGTTGGGGTCTTGCTGGGGTCCTGTGCCTGGCCCTGGCCTCCCCTCTGTTCTGCTCCCCACAGTTGCTGCCTGGGGTGCGCAGTTCCCCATGA